One window from the genome of Acuticoccus sediminis encodes:
- a CDS encoding helix-turn-helix domain-containing protein, whose protein sequence is MDETSHPVGALLKDWRQRRRLSQLALASDADVSQRHLSFVETGRSAPSRSMVLRLAERLDIPLRERNALLLAAGYAPSYRQSSLEAADSGAIRTQIQSILDGHSPNPALAVDRYWTLIASNRVLAALLGDADPALAVPPVNVLRLTLGPGAIADRIANYREWRAHILHRLARDVERSADPALGDLLTELRGYAPPPGARPYRANAGAEARALAVPLELATPRGVLRLISTTTVFGTATDVTLSEIVLECFYPIDEAGAAILNDLAAGP, encoded by the coding sequence ATGGACGAGACCTCGCACCCTGTCGGCGCGCTCCTCAAAGACTGGCGGCAACGGCGCCGCCTGAGCCAGCTCGCGCTCGCCTCGGACGCGGACGTCTCCCAACGCCACCTCAGCTTCGTCGAGACCGGCCGCTCGGCGCCGAGCCGCTCGATGGTCCTGCGCCTCGCCGAGCGGCTCGACATCCCGCTGCGGGAGCGCAACGCCCTCCTGCTGGCCGCCGGCTACGCTCCGTCCTACCGTCAATCTTCGCTGGAAGCGGCGGATTCCGGGGCGATCCGTACCCAGATCCAGTCCATTCTGGACGGACACTCCCCCAATCCGGCCCTCGCCGTCGACCGGTACTGGACGCTGATCGCGAGCAACCGCGTCCTCGCGGCGCTCCTCGGCGATGCGGATCCGGCGCTCGCGGTACCGCCGGTCAACGTGCTTCGCCTGACCCTCGGCCCCGGCGCCATCGCGGACCGGATCGCCAACTATCGCGAGTGGCGCGCGCACATCCTCCACCGCCTCGCGCGCGACGTCGAGCGCTCGGCCGATCCGGCGCTCGGCGACCTCCTGACGGAGCTGCGCGGCTACGCGCCGCCGCCGGGCGCCCGGCCCTACCGAGCGAACGCCGGCGCGGAGGCCCGCGCCCTTGCCGTCCCGCTGGAGCTCGCGACGCCGCGCGGCGTCCTGCGCCTGATCAGCACCACGACGGTGTTCGGGACCGCGACGGACGTGACGCTGTCGGAGATCGTCCTCGAGTGCTTCTACCCGATCGACGAGGCCGGCGCCGCGATCCTCAACGACCTCGCCGCCGGCCCCTAG
- a CDS encoding SDR family oxidoreductase translates to MTNTIITGGSRGIGAATVRRAAEAGHAICFSYGRDRASADAVVAEAEALGAKAIAVQADMGSEVGVLSLFAACDEAFGAPDVLVNNAGVSGRNGPIVDLPADDLERLLAVNVAGYVLCCREAVRRMSTKRGGRGGSIVNVGSRAAQLGGAHTWVHYAASKGAVDSLSIGLSIEVAREGIRVNSVRPGLINTEIHANAGMPERIATMGPKLPMGRAGTPEEVANLILWLASDEASYVSGAVIDVGGAR, encoded by the coding sequence ATGACGAACACGATCATTACCGGCGGGAGCCGTGGCATCGGCGCGGCGACGGTGCGCCGTGCGGCCGAGGCGGGCCACGCGATCTGCTTCAGCTACGGGCGTGACAGGGCGAGCGCGGACGCCGTCGTCGCCGAGGCGGAGGCGCTCGGCGCGAAGGCGATCGCGGTCCAGGCGGACATGGGGAGCGAGGTGGGCGTCCTCAGCCTCTTCGCCGCCTGTGACGAGGCGTTCGGCGCGCCGGACGTCCTCGTCAACAACGCCGGCGTGAGCGGCCGCAACGGTCCCATCGTCGACCTCCCGGCGGACGACCTCGAGCGGCTGCTGGCGGTCAACGTCGCGGGCTACGTCCTCTGCTGCCGCGAGGCGGTACGGCGGATGTCGACGAAGCGCGGCGGGCGCGGCGGGTCGATCGTCAACGTCGGCTCGCGCGCCGCGCAGCTCGGCGGGGCCCATACGTGGGTGCACTACGCCGCCAGCAAGGGAGCGGTGGACAGCCTCTCGATCGGCCTCTCGATCGAGGTGGCGCGCGAGGGGATCCGCGTGAACTCGGTCCGCCCGGGGCTGATCAACACCGAGATCCACGCCAACGCGGGGATGCCGGAGCGCATCGCGACCATGGGTCCGAAGCTGCCGATGGGCCGTGCGGGGACGCCGGAGGAGGTCGCCAACCTCATCCTCTGGCTCGCCTCCGACGAGGCGTCCTATGTCTCCGGCGCGGTGATCGACGTGGGCGGCGCCCGCTGA
- a CDS encoding CaiB/BaiF CoA transferase family protein codes for MSAAGPLAGLKVVEAGLVIAGPFCGSLLADQGAQVIKVERPDSGDPVRQMGPAPSGVPLWWGVAARDKHCVGLDLKDPAERERFLTLIEEADVFVENYRPGVLERLGLGFDVLSARNPRLVVMSVSGFGQSGPYGKRPGFGKIAECFSGLLPVTGAPEETPLFVGFSLADTTAGLMGAMAINMALWHRDCAGGRAVHIDVALYEPLLRMMETQFALMAATGEPPRRRGTNDPYGWGAPGVPERWFVPVAMRDGAEAFVLVDGDSRPRIRTLTGGDTDEALQAWAATVDADEAAEQLRRHGIEAGRVHDGLSMAGDAYFRARGDVIAAPRPEFSAMAVPGRVPRRSDRGAERAFRPAAIGEDDAMLPAGRQSETIS; via the coding sequence ATGAGCGCTGCGGGTCCACTCGCGGGACTGAAGGTCGTCGAGGCGGGCCTCGTGATCGCCGGTCCGTTCTGCGGCAGCCTGCTCGCGGACCAGGGCGCGCAGGTGATCAAGGTCGAGCGGCCGGACAGCGGCGACCCGGTGCGCCAGATGGGCCCGGCGCCGAGCGGCGTGCCGCTGTGGTGGGGCGTCGCCGCGCGCGACAAGCACTGCGTCGGCCTCGACCTCAAGGACCCCGCCGAGCGCGAGCGCTTCCTGACGCTGATCGAGGAGGCGGACGTCTTCGTCGAGAACTACCGTCCCGGGGTGCTGGAGCGCCTCGGCCTCGGCTTCGACGTGCTGTCGGCCCGCAATCCGCGGCTCGTGGTGATGAGCGTGTCGGGCTTCGGGCAGAGCGGGCCCTACGGCAAGCGGCCCGGCTTCGGGAAGATCGCCGAGTGCTTCTCGGGCCTCCTGCCGGTGACCGGGGCACCGGAGGAGACGCCGCTGTTCGTGGGCTTCAGCCTCGCCGACACGACCGCCGGGCTGATGGGGGCCATGGCGATCAACATGGCGCTCTGGCACCGCGACTGTGCGGGCGGCCGGGCCGTCCACATCGACGTCGCTCTCTACGAGCCGCTGCTGCGGATGATGGAGACCCAGTTCGCCCTGATGGCGGCGACGGGCGAGCCGCCGCGCCGCCGTGGCACCAACGACCCCTACGGCTGGGGCGCGCCCGGCGTGCCGGAGCGCTGGTTCGTGCCGGTCGCGATGCGCGACGGGGCCGAGGCGTTCGTGCTCGTCGACGGCGATTCGCGACCGCGGATCCGCACCCTGACCGGCGGCGACACGGACGAGGCGCTGCAGGCGTGGGCCGCGACCGTCGACGCCGACGAGGCCGCGGAGCAGTTGCGCCGCCACGGGATCGAGGCGGGGCGGGTCCATGACGGCCTGTCGATGGCCGGGGACGCCTACTTCCGCGCCCGTGGCGACGTGATCGCCGCGCCGCGTCCGGAGTTTTCCGCGATGGCGGTGCCCGGCCGGGTGCCGCGGCGCAGCGACCGGGGGGCCGAGCGCGCCTTCCGTCCGGCCGCGATCGGCGAGGACGACGCGATGCTCCCCGCGGGCCGCCAATCGGAGACGATCTCATGA
- a CDS encoding HpcH/HpaI aldolase/citrate lyase family protein: MWPLRTMLFIPAHKLDWAKKVDRFAPDSVVIDIEDALPRSMKVEGRAMAREMIAVLKEKGVPAFVRVNALSDIGMDDVPEIVTDGLAGIMLPKSDSVEEIRTLDRLISYGEGKAGMPFGSVAILPLPETARGMVATREMAAASDRCRGVIGLMGGPIIGDFARAAGFLPTMEGSEQFYLASKMILDSRAGGAPYPMASLIGTGLDDLDGVRMLAERAKRFGFVGAVLIHPSHVKVAAEVFVPTREEAQYFAGMIDAMAAAEARGDSAVRYEGTMVDYAMLPHAHDIVDEATRRGILPATAAGEAA; this comes from the coding sequence ATGTGGCCGCTGCGGACCATGCTCTTCATCCCCGCCCACAAGCTCGACTGGGCGAAGAAGGTCGACCGCTTCGCTCCCGACTCGGTCGTCATCGACATCGAGGACGCCCTGCCGCGGAGCATGAAGGTGGAGGGGCGGGCGATGGCGCGCGAGATGATCGCCGTCCTCAAGGAAAAGGGCGTGCCGGCGTTCGTGCGCGTCAATGCCCTGTCGGACATCGGGATGGACGACGTGCCGGAGATCGTCACCGACGGTCTCGCCGGCATCATGCTGCCGAAGTCCGACTCGGTGGAGGAGATCAGGACCCTCGACCGCCTCATCTCCTACGGTGAGGGGAAGGCGGGAATGCCCTTCGGCAGTGTCGCGATCCTGCCCTTGCCGGAGACCGCGCGCGGCATGGTGGCGACGCGCGAGATGGCCGCCGCCAGCGACCGTTGCCGCGGCGTCATCGGTCTGATGGGCGGGCCGATCATCGGCGATTTCGCCCGCGCCGCCGGCTTCCTGCCGACGATGGAGGGCTCCGAGCAGTTCTACCTCGCCTCGAAGATGATCCTCGACAGCCGGGCCGGCGGTGCGCCGTACCCGATGGCGAGCCTCATCGGCACCGGGCTCGACGACCTCGACGGCGTGCGCATGCTGGCCGAGCGGGCCAAGCGGTTCGGCTTCGTCGGCGCGGTCCTCATCCACCCGAGCCACGTGAAGGTCGCCGCCGAGGTGTTCGTGCCGACCCGCGAGGAGGCGCAGTACTTCGCCGGCATGATCGACGCGATGGCCGCCGCCGAGGCGCGGGGCGACTCTGCCGTGCGCTACGAGGGGACGATGGTGGACTACGCGATGCTCCCCCACGCGCACGACATCGTCGACGAGGCGACGCGGCGCGGCATCCTCCCGGCGACCGCCGCGGGGGAGGCGGCATGA
- a CDS encoding TRAP transporter permease yields the protein MTPDAATAAAGEAVRDDATEHIDDNTVDHLRRVIRRGSGLQRGLAAAIMFLSLALGTMLIMTAAFGAMTGYLQRIAFVFAILSIGLLSRSPVGTPWYRRGLPLLLLDLLIIAALFAGLVHVLSDYEAFARRIGFPLPVDLAFGIIYIAATLEVTRRFIGWPMIAIILLFLLQALFGEWFPAGFSAPNVRWQTLVEILFMQDQGVFGPTTAVAASYLMLFLVFGAILVTTNAVAFFQDFSLAVMGRQPGGPAHVAICSSALLGTASGSVVGNVAGTGSFTIQLMKRSGFRPEYAGAVEAVASSGAQIMPPIMGSAAFLMAGFLGINYWDIVIAALIPAALYFGALFAQVALRARRRALGSIEGELPRLLPVLASGGHFLLAIAALVAPFFYGYSPQRAALIGIVSLFLLSLLRPATRRPLGRYLEAVISAMAGNVPVGAAVAAAGVLMGTVWVSGAGNLLAEFVISASHGILPLALVLTAIIALVLGMGLPTPAVYLTVAVLIVPGLVQMGAPEIASHLFAFYFGILANVTPPVALAAYAAASIAGADLNRTGYQALKLALAGFIVPFIFIYNPGLLMDGAWWQITLAAITAALGVFLLAMAVEGWFRTTLSIVERIGLGVAALLLIWSDRLTEAAGAALAAGIIAYVVTRSRGAAALSRRTA from the coding sequence ATGACCCCTGACGCAGCGACCGCGGCCGCCGGCGAGGCCGTGCGTGACGACGCGACCGAGCACATCGACGACAACACCGTCGATCACCTCCGCCGGGTGATCCGGCGCGGCTCCGGCCTGCAGCGCGGGCTCGCCGCGGCGATCATGTTCCTCAGCCTGGCGCTGGGGACGATGCTCATCATGACCGCGGCGTTCGGCGCGATGACGGGCTACCTGCAGCGCATCGCCTTCGTCTTCGCGATCCTGTCGATCGGCCTCCTGTCGCGGTCGCCGGTCGGGACGCCGTGGTACCGGCGCGGGCTGCCGCTCCTCCTCCTCGACCTCTTGATCATCGCCGCGCTCTTCGCCGGGCTCGTCCACGTGCTGTCGGACTACGAGGCGTTCGCGCGGCGGATCGGCTTCCCGCTGCCGGTCGACCTCGCGTTCGGCATCATCTACATCGCGGCGACGCTCGAGGTGACCCGCCGCTTCATCGGCTGGCCGATGATCGCGATCATCCTCCTCTTCCTGCTCCAGGCACTGTTCGGCGAGTGGTTCCCGGCCGGCTTCTCCGCGCCCAACGTGCGCTGGCAGACGCTCGTCGAGATCCTCTTCATGCAGGACCAGGGCGTGTTCGGACCGACGACCGCTGTGGCGGCGAGCTACCTGATGCTGTTCCTCGTGTTCGGCGCGATCCTCGTCACAACCAACGCCGTCGCCTTCTTCCAGGACTTCTCGCTCGCCGTGATGGGCCGCCAGCCGGGCGGGCCGGCGCACGTCGCGATCTGCTCCTCGGCGCTCCTCGGCACGGCGTCGGGCTCGGTCGTCGGCAACGTCGCCGGCACCGGGTCGTTCACGATCCAGCTCATGAAGCGGTCCGGCTTTCGGCCGGAATATGCCGGCGCGGTCGAGGCGGTGGCCTCCTCCGGGGCGCAGATCATGCCGCCGATCATGGGCTCCGCGGCGTTCCTGATGGCCGGCTTCCTCGGTATCAACTACTGGGACATCGTCATCGCCGCGCTGATCCCGGCCGCGCTCTACTTCGGCGCCCTCTTCGCTCAGGTGGCGCTGAGGGCCCGCCGCCGCGCGCTCGGCAGCATCGAGGGGGAGCTTCCGCGGCTTCTCCCGGTGCTCGCGTCGGGCGGTCACTTCCTGCTCGCCATCGCCGCGCTCGTGGCGCCGTTCTTCTACGGCTACTCGCCGCAGCGCGCGGCCCTCATCGGCATCGTCTCCCTCTTCCTGCTCTCGCTGCTGCGGCCGGCGACGCGACGGCCCCTCGGGCGCTACCTCGAGGCCGTCATCTCGGCGATGGCGGGCAACGTGCCGGTCGGCGCAGCGGTGGCGGCGGCGGGCGTGCTGATGGGCACCGTCTGGGTCTCCGGCGCCGGCAACCTCCTCGCCGAGTTCGTCATCAGCGCCTCGCACGGGATCCTGCCGCTGGCGCTAGTGCTGACGGCGATCATCGCGCTGGTGCTGGGCATGGGCCTGCCGACGCCGGCGGTCTACCTCACCGTCGCGGTCCTCATCGTGCCCGGGCTGGTGCAGATGGGCGCGCCGGAGATCGCCTCCCACCTCTTCGCCTTCTACTTCGGCATCCTCGCCAACGTGACGCCGCCGGTGGCGCTCGCGGCCTACGCGGCGGCGTCCATCGCGGGCGCGGACCTCAACAGGACCGGCTACCAGGCGCTGAAGCTGGCGCTGGCGGGCTTCATCGTGCCGTTCATCTTCATCTACAACCCCGGCCTGCTGATGGACGGCGCGTGGTGGCAGATCACGCTCGCCGCGATCACGGCCGCGCTCGGCGTCTTCCTCCTCGCGATGGCCGTCGAGGGCTGGTTCCGCACCACGCTCTCCATCGTCGAGCGGATCGGCCTCGGTGTCGCCGCGCTGCTCCTCATCTGGAGCGACCGCCTGACCGAGGCCGCCGGCGCGGCGCTCGCGGCCGGCATCATCGCCTACGTCGTCACCCGCTCGCGGGGCGCGGCCGCGCTCTCCAGGAGGACCGCATGA